Proteins encoded in a region of the Paenibacillus pedocola genome:
- a CDS encoding phage tail tape measure protein — MAGSISTRNSYDIVFQLNAIVTPAFRRSVGQAEDSVEEIARIIRDLSRLPGFESLRRDAEAADDTVDDLSKSTSGLEGLLGNIKEKTELFSGIKEGIEPLTKIMNAMNESADAMAQLQASTGMTTDQMKNMEEISNNLYRQNYGKGFEDLGDSLALVKQILQQSGDELEKTTQNAITYRDVFKGGLPDSLKAVNAMMQQFGITSEQSYNLMAQGAQKGLNSSGQLLDTASEYSVYFDKMGYSANEMFGVFSAGIEHGAASLSGVADAVKEFSTAVTGDSDSAKEAIYKLFAPEQLEKFSAALVKSGTKSAEYATLLKAAGKKVADTLTKDLTAGGDSAEQAMKELQKTLGSGKAIFKGLADGSLTGKQAMEQVIQKLKEIKDPVEQAQIASELFGSQFADIGSEAILALGSTRSQFDMTRQTMEEVAAVKYSTLTQQFQAVGREMMTGLIVPLGENLMPLLQGLVHWMSSNKELMMVLSLAAPAAALTTNTLKIVQGFKKIGGAAGGASGAAGGFAGALGLLTNPVGIAVGALGLITAGVITYKKHQEEARLDLLNMGDALGAAYNNYEEIDQASKRNQDLITEYDRLTKKINDAKTPADELTEARRKLQLVEQELIDMNPDILSAEGSKNSKFREQLDLVEDIYASRKDMSKREIEHDALAAQGKMPQLEEQYSELTENLSKQNAAYEKAKVSYRDYWDYMNQLDKINSSDASEEEKGQQRNALAAEIEKSTGKNYSANWASFQFDYADISESFDKYNAKIEKTQSEMNEAQQSFASYYDLQKRLVEIDLGGSLEEKAKKYNELSSAEKEQFNQAMSNMAILNQEVDMLPDAKKINLQLIWEQTGQVPDFSLTDEDWKVLHKTMKEDGSPDLKTAAGQKLNRLAQHDPGFEGYADGGIATRPSIFGEAGPEIAIPLNTKPRSRSLLEKANDLMGYSSSNNVNEGNIQVTWAPQVTIQGGTPSIAAEVAKAMQDQQPAFEQRFQRMIQQQRRVSFQ, encoded by the coding sequence ATGGCAGGATCAATCAGTACAAGAAACAGCTATGATATCGTCTTTCAATTAAATGCGATCGTAACACCCGCATTCCGCCGGTCGGTTGGACAAGCCGAAGACAGCGTAGAAGAGATCGCTAGAATAATTCGTGATCTGTCGCGTCTTCCGGGATTTGAAAGCCTGCGCCGGGATGCGGAGGCTGCCGATGATACCGTGGACGATCTAAGCAAGAGCACCAGCGGACTCGAAGGTTTATTGGGAAACATAAAGGAAAAAACAGAACTATTTTCCGGGATCAAAGAGGGTATTGAGCCGCTTACGAAAATTATGAACGCGATGAACGAATCTGCCGATGCGATGGCTCAGCTTCAGGCATCAACTGGAATGACAACAGACCAGATGAAAAATATGGAGGAGATCTCTAACAACCTCTACCGGCAAAATTATGGTAAGGGGTTTGAGGATTTAGGCGACTCCCTCGCGCTGGTAAAGCAGATTCTGCAGCAAAGCGGAGATGAACTGGAGAAGACGACGCAGAATGCCATCACCTACAGGGATGTTTTTAAAGGGGGGCTTCCCGACTCTTTAAAAGCAGTCAATGCAATGATGCAGCAGTTTGGCATTACTTCTGAGCAGTCTTACAATTTGATGGCCCAAGGGGCACAAAAGGGGCTGAATAGCTCCGGCCAACTTCTGGATACCGCCAGCGAATACAGTGTCTATTTTGACAAAATGGGCTATTCAGCCAACGAGATGTTTGGCGTGTTCAGCGCCGGCATAGAGCATGGGGCTGCGTCCCTAAGCGGTGTGGCTGATGCCGTGAAGGAGTTCAGTACAGCGGTAACGGGTGATTCAGACTCTGCCAAAGAAGCCATTTATAAATTGTTTGCACCGGAGCAGCTGGAGAAGTTCAGTGCAGCACTTGTAAAGAGCGGTACTAAATCTGCTGAATATGCCACCCTGTTAAAGGCAGCCGGAAAGAAGGTAGCAGATACCCTTACTAAAGATTTAACTGCAGGCGGGGATTCCGCGGAACAAGCCATGAAGGAGCTGCAAAAGACGCTTGGCAGCGGTAAGGCAATCTTTAAGGGTCTCGCAGATGGCTCACTTACCGGCAAACAAGCGATGGAGCAAGTGATTCAGAAGCTTAAGGAAATTAAGGACCCTGTGGAACAGGCGCAAATCGCCAGCGAGCTGTTCGGCAGCCAGTTTGCGGATATCGGAAGTGAGGCAATTCTTGCGCTCGGAAGTACGCGGAGTCAGTTCGACATGACCAGACAGACCATGGAAGAAGTGGCCGCGGTAAAATACAGTACGCTGACCCAACAGTTCCAGGCAGTCGGCAGGGAAATGATGACCGGGCTGATTGTTCCGCTTGGTGAGAATTTGATGCCGCTGCTTCAGGGTCTGGTTCACTGGATGAGCAGCAATAAAGAGCTGATGATGGTGCTCAGTCTTGCAGCTCCTGCTGCGGCGCTCACAACCAACACGCTTAAAATCGTTCAGGGATTTAAGAAAATAGGAGGTGCCGCCGGCGGAGCAAGCGGAGCGGCTGGCGGTTTTGCCGGTGCGCTGGGCCTGCTCACGAATCCGGTGGGTATTGCGGTAGGTGCGCTGGGCTTGATTACAGCGGGGGTAATTACCTATAAAAAACATCAGGAAGAAGCAAGGCTCGATCTTTTGAATATGGGTGATGCTCTTGGAGCGGCCTATAACAATTATGAGGAGATTGATCAGGCAAGTAAAAGAAATCAAGACCTCATTACCGAGTATGACCGGCTGACCAAAAAAATTAATGATGCCAAGACCCCGGCTGACGAATTAACGGAAGCCAGAAGAAAACTGCAGCTGGTCGAGCAAGAACTGATCGACATGAATCCGGATATATTATCTGCAGAGGGCTCGAAAAACAGCAAATTCCGGGAACAGCTGGATCTAGTTGAAGATATTTATGCTTCCAGGAAAGATATGAGCAAGCGGGAGATTGAGCATGATGCACTCGCTGCCCAAGGAAAGATGCCGCAGCTTGAGGAACAGTATTCAGAGCTGACCGAAAATCTAAGTAAGCAAAATGCTGCTTATGAAAAAGCAAAGGTATCTTATCGTGACTATTGGGATTATATGAACCAACTCGATAAAATCAATAGCAGTGACGCCAGTGAAGAGGAGAAAGGGCAGCAGCGGAATGCTTTAGCTGCAGAGATTGAGAAGTCGACAGGTAAAAATTACAGCGCCAACTGGGCTAGCTTCCAATTCGACTATGCAGATATCTCAGAATCATTTGATAAATACAATGCGAAGATCGAGAAAACCCAAAGTGAAATGAATGAAGCACAGCAGAGCTTTGCCTCATACTATGATTTGCAAAAGCGGTTGGTAGAGATAGATCTCGGCGGCTCATTGGAAGAGAAAGCCAAAAAGTACAATGAATTATCTAGTGCGGAAAAAGAGCAATTTAATCAGGCGATGAGCAATATGGCTATCCTTAACCAGGAAGTAGACATGCTGCCTGATGCAAAAAAGATTAATTTGCAGCTGATATGGGAACAAACCGGGCAAGTCCCTGATTTTAGTCTTACGGACGAAGACTGGAAAGTGCTTCATAAGACGATGAAGGAAGATGGTTCACCCGATTTGAAGACAGCAGCCGGCCAAAAGCTAAACCGGTTAGCTCAGCATGATCCCGGCTTTGAAGGATATGCCGACGGGGGGATCGCCACACGCCCTTCTATCTTTGGTGAGGCCGGTCCGGAAATCGCCATTCCGCTCAATACCAAACCGCGCTCCCGCTCGCTTTTGGAGAAGGCTAACGATCTAATGGGGTACTCGAGCTCCAATAACGTAAATGAAGGGAACATCCAAGTGACCTGGGCTCCCCAAGTCACTATTCAGGGTGGAACTCCTTCTATCGCGGCTGAGGTGGCCAAAGCAATGCAGGATCAGCAGCCGGCATTTGAACAGCGTTTTCAGCGGATGATTCAGCAGCAAAGGCGGGTGAGCTTCCAGTGA
- a CDS encoding phage tail sheath family protein, which translates to MAYKHGINIIEQPTSVLAPAEAASGIPFAVGTAPVHLASSAAPVNTPVLAYTYAEAVALLGYSEDWTKYSLCELIYSHFVLYQKAPLILVNVLDPAVHKATVIPAAVNVANRVAKLAAEGVLLPTLKVKSSDGTSIYVEGTDYTAAFDDDGHVVITTKAGGAIAANVAQLSIGYDKISPEAVDSDDIIGGLTTGGDYTGFELINQVYPRFGILPDLLLAPGWSHLPSVAAVMRAKAGNINGNFKAMALTDIDPGQTYSAAGAWKSDNNYNGTLQIASYPMLTLGEKQYHFSTQLSGLIASTDANNGNVPFVSPSNKALQADGTALSDGTSLYLGIDQASYMNSLGIMTAVNLGTSGWKAWGNNTGAFPGATDPKDSFIPVRRMFNWIGNSLILTYMQKVDEPMNKRLIAAVTDSVNIWLNGLTASGALLGGRVEFNASENQAADLMAGKITFHLYITPPGPAQEISFQLEYDTSYLAALVA; encoded by the coding sequence ATGGCCTATAAACATGGAATTAACATTATTGAACAACCGACATCTGTCCTGGCACCTGCAGAGGCAGCAAGCGGCATACCATTTGCGGTAGGTACGGCACCGGTCCATCTGGCATCCTCGGCAGCTCCGGTAAACACACCTGTATTGGCATATACGTATGCAGAAGCAGTAGCCCTACTTGGTTACAGCGAGGATTGGACGAAATATTCGCTCTGCGAACTGATTTACTCTCATTTTGTATTGTATCAAAAGGCACCGCTGATCCTGGTCAATGTCCTTGATCCTGCTGTGCACAAAGCTACAGTCATACCGGCGGCAGTCAATGTCGCTAACCGTGTTGCGAAGCTGGCCGCTGAAGGTGTACTGTTGCCAACGCTCAAAGTCAAATCATCTGACGGAACATCAATTTACGTGGAGGGTACGGACTACACCGCAGCATTTGATGATGACGGCCATGTGGTCATTACAACAAAAGCAGGCGGAGCCATTGCGGCAAATGTTGCACAACTCTCCATTGGTTATGACAAGATCAGCCCTGAGGCTGTCGACTCGGATGATATTATTGGCGGTTTGACTACCGGGGGCGACTACACCGGGTTTGAATTGATTAATCAGGTCTACCCGCGGTTTGGTATACTTCCGGATCTGCTGCTTGCACCAGGTTGGTCTCATCTCCCTTCAGTCGCTGCTGTAATGAGAGCTAAGGCTGGCAATATTAACGGCAATTTTAAGGCGATGGCACTTACGGATATTGATCCTGGTCAAACCTACAGCGCTGCAGGCGCTTGGAAGTCAGATAACAACTATAATGGGACTCTTCAAATTGCTTCTTATCCGATGCTGACCTTGGGGGAGAAGCAGTATCATTTTTCCACGCAGCTGTCCGGGCTGATTGCCTCAACAGACGCTAATAACGGCAATGTTCCTTTTGTATCTCCATCCAACAAGGCGCTTCAGGCTGACGGTACGGCACTATCTGACGGTACGAGCTTGTATCTGGGTATCGATCAAGCGAGTTACATGAACAGTCTCGGCATCATGACAGCCGTAAATCTGGGGACAAGCGGCTGGAAAGCATGGGGGAACAATACAGGCGCATTCCCTGGAGCAACTGATCCCAAAGACAGCTTCATTCCGGTCCGCCGCATGTTTAACTGGATCGGCAACAGTCTGATCCTGACTTACATGCAGAAGGTGGATGAACCGATGAACAAGCGGCTGATTGCTGCGGTTACGGACTCCGTAAATATTTGGTTGAATGGCCTTACCGCTTCCGGTGCGCTGTTGGGTGGACGTGTGGAATTCAATGCTTCCGAAAATCAGGCCGCAGACCTGATGGCGGGCAAAATTACGTTCCATCTATACATCACACCGCCGGGACCGGCACAGGAAATTTCATTCCAGCTTGAATACGACACATCATATTTGGCTGCATTAGTGGCCTAA
- a CDS encoding phage late control D family protein — MELRQNARRAMLVLQYNGKDVTKDIAESLTDFQYNDAASGQLDDISISLEDAGRNWQGPWAPAEGDLIHATIRTMNWDGPNEIKKLPLGTFEVDSIEFNGPPDTVAIKAVSLPITSEIRMQRSSRNWEKTNLKTVAAQIAKRAKLELIYEAQDNPSYDHLEQTQQSDLSFLLETATREGIAIKVSGGKLVLFDEFVFEKRASVATITRGANNVTGFGFSVNTAYSAYRACTVTYTPPKAKEPVQATFVPEGAPKTGPVLKITEQVDDEAAALRLARKRLRESNKEGGRGSLSLMGDIRMAAGLTINIKGWKRFDGKYIIESARHVIGSGGYTTELEIRKVLGW, encoded by the coding sequence GTGGAGTTGCGGCAAAATGCCCGAAGAGCGATGCTGGTGCTTCAATATAACGGGAAGGATGTCACAAAGGATATTGCAGAATCGCTGACCGATTTTCAATACAATGATGCCGCTTCAGGACAGCTTGACGATATCTCTATCTCCCTGGAGGATGCAGGGCGTAATTGGCAGGGACCCTGGGCTCCAGCTGAAGGGGATTTAATACACGCCACGATCCGGACTATGAATTGGGATGGACCCAACGAGATTAAAAAGCTGCCGCTGGGGACGTTTGAAGTGGACAGCATTGAGTTTAACGGGCCGCCGGATACGGTAGCTATCAAAGCTGTATCGCTGCCGATCACGTCTGAAATCCGTATGCAGCGCAGCTCGCGAAACTGGGAGAAGACCAATTTAAAGACAGTCGCTGCGCAAATTGCCAAGCGTGCAAAGCTGGAGCTGATTTACGAAGCTCAAGATAATCCGTCTTATGATCATTTGGAGCAGACACAGCAATCGGATTTGAGCTTTTTATTAGAGACAGCAACCCGGGAAGGGATCGCTATCAAAGTATCCGGCGGCAAGCTGGTGCTGTTTGACGAATTTGTTTTTGAGAAAAGGGCATCTGTTGCCACTATAACCAGGGGTGCAAATAATGTGACGGGCTTTGGATTCTCTGTGAATACGGCGTACTCCGCATACAGGGCATGTACCGTAACTTATACACCGCCAAAAGCCAAAGAACCAGTGCAGGCAACATTTGTTCCTGAGGGTGCGCCAAAAACCGGACCGGTGCTGAAAATAACCGAGCAGGTAGACGATGAGGCTGCCGCTCTACGGCTGGCCCGTAAAAGACTGCGGGAGTCCAATAAAGAAGGCGGCAGAGGATCGTTGTCCCTCATGGGCGACATAAGGATGGCAGCCGGATTAACGATTAATATTAAAGGCTGGAAGCGGTTTGACGGGAAATATATTATCGAATCTGCCAGGCATGTGATCGGCAGCGGCGGCTATACAACAGAGCTTGAAATCAGAAAGGTATTGGGGTGGTAG
- a CDS encoding tail protein X produces the protein MIYKSVQGDTWDSIAFKLYGDEYLMTLLINANPELAQTVVFSGNVPVNVPDKPVDASDTLPPWRREG, from the coding sequence GTGATCTATAAGTCAGTACAAGGCGACACTTGGGATAGTATTGCGTTTAAGCTGTATGGTGACGAATATTTGATGACACTGCTGATCAATGCCAATCCGGAGCTTGCGCAGACCGTGGTCTTTTCCGGCAATGTCCCGGTCAACGTTCCGGATAAGCCTGTAGATGCCTCAGATACGCTTCCGCCGTGGAGAAGGGAGGGATAA
- a CDS encoding phage tail assembly protein — protein MDIEQKNETQEVTAEVYTFARPVTFEGETVESLNIDFDKLTGADILVCDRQYQAETARQGVNELVKETNKAYQAYIVAKAAGVHVGLIRALSAKDFTKLTLRAQSFLLL, from the coding sequence ATGGACATTGAACAAAAAAATGAAACTCAGGAGGTCACGGCGGAAGTTTATACTTTCGCCCGGCCTGTTACTTTTGAAGGTGAAACTGTAGAATCTCTGAACATTGATTTTGACAAACTGACCGGGGCAGATATTCTTGTCTGTGACCGCCAGTATCAGGCCGAAACGGCCCGGCAAGGGGTCAATGAACTCGTTAAGGAGACTAACAAGGCATATCAGGCCTATATTGTTGCTAAAGCGGCAGGTGTGCATGTGGGATTGATCCGTGCACTTTCAGCCAAGGACTTCACCAAGCTAACCTTGAGGGCGCAAAGTTTTTTGCTGCTGTAG
- a CDS encoding phage major tail tube protein: MPKRSERVIDYSVFLNGNKYLGTATATLPEITYLVETIKGGGIAGEIEAPSPGQTGAMSLALTWRTIEEAAAELLAPVSHALDLRASIQTFDTSTGEYKESALKVTVRARPLGLTLGNLEPAATMETTNNFSVSYLKVVLDQVSVLEIDKYNYIHKVHGTDYLKETRAHLAMN; encoded by the coding sequence ATGCCTAAAAGATCAGAACGGGTTATTGATTATTCGGTGTTCTTGAACGGAAACAAATATCTGGGTACAGCTACCGCTACTCTGCCGGAGATTACTTATCTGGTAGAAACCATTAAAGGCGGAGGTATCGCGGGTGAAATAGAGGCACCTTCCCCGGGACAAACGGGTGCGATGAGTCTGGCTCTGACCTGGCGCACGATAGAGGAGGCTGCGGCTGAGCTGCTGGCTCCGGTAAGTCATGCACTGGATTTGCGTGCATCCATTCAGACGTTTGATACCTCGACAGGTGAGTATAAGGAGTCCGCACTTAAAGTTACAGTACGTGCCAGACCACTAGGGCTGACACTGGGAAATCTGGAGCCGGCAGCAACCATGGAAACAACAAATAATTTCTCGGTCAGTTATTTGAAGGTTGTTCTCGATCAGGTTTCAGTACTTGAAATCGATAAGTATAACTATATTCATAAGGTACATGGCACGGATTATCTGAAAGAAACAAGAGCTCATTTAGCAATGAATTAG